The sequence GCTTTTCCGATTGCGCGCATTTCTCCCGCCAGTTCAAGGCGCAGCACGGCTTCACCCCGTCCGATGCCCGCGCCCGCGCCCCGGTAGCGGCGCAGAGCGTCGCCGGCCATCGCCTGTTCGACTGAAGGCGCTTAGATGCCGGTTTCGGTCCGGCTGGCATTGCCCTTCATCAGGATCGGGCCGGTCGGGCGCCCGGTGGGCGAGCCGCCTTCGGGTTCCAGCGTCACCTCATAGAGCTGCTCCGCCGCCGGGGCGGGCAGGCCCGCGACGCTCAGTTCCACATTGCGCAGCGCGTCGAGGAGGCCGACGGAGACGGGCCCGCGTTCGCGGTCCCACAGCGTCCACACCTGCAGCGACTTGCCCTCCGGCGCCTTGAGCGCGCTCAGCGCCAGAAGTTCCGTGCGCCCGTCGCGGAAGGCATTGACCACCGCCGCCGGCTGGTTCTGGTCGGAGAGCAGCACCGCCACCAGCATCGGCGCCTGCGCCGCCTGCCGCGCCAGATGCGTGGCCCCAAAGGCGAGCAGCACCAGCGCGGCCGAGGCCGCGAGGCCATAGCCCCGCCACAGGCTGAGACTGCCCCACCACACCGCCAGCCGGGAGGGTCGGGCGGGCGCCGGGGGCGCCGCCTTCGGTGCCGGCACCGCCAGCCCCGCCACGATGCGCGGCCACAGCGCCGGATCGGGCGTCACCGGCGCGGCGGTGGCGTCGAGCTCGGCCAAGCGCACCCGCCACAGTTCCACCTGCACGGCGAGCCCGGCATCGCGCGTCAGCCGCTCCTCGCAGCGCCGCATCTCCTCCGCGTCGAGCAGGCCGAGCACATATTCGCTCGCCAGCCGGTCGCGCTCGTCGCCGCTCATGTCATGCACTCCCGCAGGGTGAGCAGGCTGCGGCGGATCCACGCCTTGGCGGTGCCGAGCGGCACGCCGAGCCGTCCCGCCAGTTCGCCATGGGTCAGCCCGCGCATATAGGCCAGCAGGATCGCGCGGCGCCGCAGCGGCTCCAGCCGGTCGAGGCAGCGGCGCAGCGCGCTGGTCTCGGACAGCGCCATGACCAGCGCTTCCGCGTCGGCGGCCTCGCTGGCCGGCTCGATCGCGGTGAAATCGCCGACCGATTCCATCCGCCCCTCGCCGCGCAGCGCGTTGAGAGCGGTGTTGCGCAGGATGGCGAAGGCCCAGGAGGTGGGGCGGCCGCGTGCGGGGTCGAAGCTGTCGGCCTTTTCCCAGATGCGCAGAAAGGTGTCGTGCACCACTTCGTCGGCGAGATCGCGCCGGCGCAGCATGCGCAGCGCGACGCCGGTCATCCGTGGCGCCAGCCGGTCATAAAGAAGCTGCAGCCCGGCGCGGTCGCCGCGCGCGCAGCCGCGCAGCGCCTCGGCGAGGTCGTCATCGGCGGCGCCCTCACGCGTGGGCAGCAGGGTCGTCATCGGGCGGCTCCCGCAAGGTAAGGCTTGATACTCTTACGCCGGGTCGGCGGTTGCGGATGCAACGGCAGGAGATTTTTTCGCCGCTCGCTGCATCCACCGGTCATTCCCGCGTGTAGCCGCTCCGTCCCAGCCGACACAGGTTCGGCGCGAAACGGAGTTCGCCACCATGAAAAGCTCGATGATCGCCCTCACCTTCAGCGCGTTCACCTTCACCGGCCTCGCCCTTGCCACCAGCGGCGCGCAGGCGCAGTCCGTTGCCGCCCTGCTCGACGGCAACAGGATCGCTGTCGTGGATGTGAAAGCCGCCAAGGTCGGCACGCCGGTGAAGGTCGCCGGCGACGGCACGCTCGTCGGCATTGATGTGCGCCCGGCCGACGGCCTGCTCTACGGCCTGTTCGCCGATGGCACCGTCGTCACCATCGACCCGATGAGCGGCAAGGCGATGGCGAGGTCGAAGCTCTCCACCATGCTCCCGGCCGGCTCCATGGCCACCGTCGATTTCAACCCCGTGGCCGACCGGCTGCGCGTCATCGGCAGCGATGGCACCAATCTGCGGGCCAATGTCGACGACGGCAAGGTGACGACGGATGGCGTGCTGAAATACGCCGAGGGCGACATGCACAAGGGCAAGACTTCGAAGGTGGTCGCCGGCGCCTACACCAATTCGGTGAAGGGCGCGAAGGAGACCGCGCTCTACGATATCGACGCCGCCGCCGGCACCCTGGTCAAGCAGGCGCCGCCCAATGACGGCGTGCTCAATTCCATCGGCAAGCTCGGCGTGTCCGGCGACAGCTTCGCCTTCGACATCGTCACCACCTCGGCCGGCGCCAATGAGGGCTGGCTGATGGCGGGCGACACGCTTTATTCGGTCGATCTCGCCACCGGCAAGGCCACCGCGGTGGGCAAGATCGCCGGGGTCGCGGGCAAGGTGCACGACATCGCCATCCTGCCGGCGATGTGAGCCTTCCACCCTTCTGTCACGCCACGGAGAGGGCGGCGCGGCGACGCGCCGTCCTTTCCGCGTTGCGGGCGCGCCGGCAAATGTCGCGTCCAGCAAACTCTCTGTCGCGTCGGCGAAAGTCGCGCGTCCGCTTGTGTCGAACAATTCCAGACGACAAGCGGGCCGCACCCGCGCGAGGGAGAACAGACGATGCTCGATTCCACCGCCACCCCGCTCAAGACGCTGCTGCGCCGCCGCAAGCCGGGCTACAGCCTGGAGGCGCCGTTCTACACCAGCCCCGAGATCTTCGCCGCCGACCTCGACATCATCTTCAGCCATCACTGGCTGTTCGTCGGCGTCGACCCCGACATTCCCGAGCCGGGCGACGCCATGACGCTGAATATCGGCCAGACCAACATCGTGCTGGTGCGCGACGATGACGGCGAGGTGCGCGCCTTCCACAATGTCTGCCGCCACCGCGGCGCGCCCATCGTCCATGACTACAAGACCACGGTGGGCAATCTCGTCTGCCGCTACCATTCCTGGACCTATGGTCTCGACGGCAAGCTGCTCGCCGCCTCGCATATGGGCGAGGGTTTCGACGCCTCCTGCCATGGCCTGAAGCCGGTGCATGTGCGCTCGCTGGAAGGGCTGCTCTTCATCTGCCTCGCCGACGAGCCGCCGGCGGATTTCGAGGTGATGGCGGCGAAGATGGCGCCCTATCTCGCCCCGCACGACCTGAAGAACGCCAAGGTCGCCTTCGAGAAGGACATCATCGAGCCCGGCAACTGGAAGCTCACCATGGAGAACAACCGCGAGTGCTATCACTGCGCGGGCAACCATCCCGAGCTGACCGTGCCGCTCTTCGCCTATGGCTTCGGCTTCGCGCCGGAAGAACTCGACGAGCACGAACGCAAGGAGGCCGAGGATTACGACAAGCTGCTGAAAGACAGCCATAAGGAATGGGAAAGCTGCGGCTTCCCCTCCACGCTGATGGAGCATCTTGACGACATGGCCACCGGCTTCCGCACCGAGCGCCTGCCGCTCGCCGGATCGGGCGAAAGCCACACCCACAGCACCGAAGCCGCGTGCAAGAAGCTGCTCGGCAAGATCAACGACCCCAAGCACGGGGCGCTGCATTTCTGGACCCAGCCCAATAGCTGGCACCACTTCATGTCCGACCACGCCGTGGTGTTCTCGGTGCTGCCGCTCGACGCCGAGCGCTCGCTGCTGCGCACCAAATGGCTGGTGCACAAGGACGCGGTCGAGGGCGTCGACTACACGATCGAGAATCTCACCAGCGTGTGGGACGCCACCAACGACCAGGATTCGGAACTGGTCGGCTATTGCCAGACCGGCGCCCGCAGCCCGGCCTATGAGCCCGGCCCCTACTCGCCGCACACCGAGATGCTCGTCGACAAGTTCTGCAACTGGTACGTCAACCGGATGAGCGAACATCTGGGGCGGTAAGCACGCGCGGCCCCCGGCAGTCGCCGTCATCCCCCGGGTGACGGGAACCGTCATCCCCCGGGTGACGGGAACCGTCATCCCCCGGGTGACGGAAACTGTCATCCCGGCCGAAGGCGAAGCCGTAGAGCCGGGATCGCTCTCCGTCCGGTACGCGATCCCGGATCGGCCTGCGGGCCGTCCCGGATGACGGAGCCGGTTCCCCCTTGCACACCGTCATCCTGAGGTGCCGCCGCAGGCGGCCTCGAAGGATGTCGACACAGAACACCCGAGGGACGAGCATCCTTCGAGGCTCGCTTCGCTCGCACCTCAGGATGAGGTCGCATCAGGATTATCGACCATGGACGCCGCGCCCACCCCCGCCGTCTCGCCCGAACCCGCCGCGCCGCGTCTGGCCTTTCCGCTGCCGGCGTGGAACCCGGAAGGCGACGACGCCCTCACCGTGCTCGCCATCCGCGAGGAAACGGCGGATGTGAAAACCTTCGTGCTGGCGCCGCAGGAACCGTGCCTGTTTCATTACCGGCCCGGCCAGTTCCTCACGCTGGAACTCACCATTGACGGCGAGACCATCAATCGCTGCTACACCATCGCCTCCGCCCCCACCCGCCCGCACACGCTGGCCATCACGGTGAAGCGCGTGCCCGGCGGGCCGGTGTCGAACTGGCTGCATGATCATGTCCGCGTCGGCTCCAGCCTGCGCGCGGTCGGCCCGATGGGCGAGTTCTCCTGCTTCCTGCAGGGCACGCCCGCCCCGGCGCCGAAATATCTGTTCCTGTCCGGCGGCAGCGGCATCACCCCGCTCATGTCGATGGCCCGCACCTTCCACGATCTCGCCGTGCCGCGCGACATCGTCTTCGTCCACGCCGCCCGCTCGCCGGCCGACATCATCTTCCGCGACGAGCTGGAACTGATGGCACGCAACCAGCCGGGCGCCTTCCGCTTCGCCCCGATCTGCGAGGCCGACAGCCCGTTCGCCCCGTGGCACGGCCTGCGCGGCCGGGTGAGCCTTGGCGTGCTTGAACATGTCGCACCCGATTTTCGCGAACGCGAAGTCTTCGTCTGCGGCCCGGCGCCGTTCATGAAGGCGGTACGGGAGCTGTTGAAGGGCGCCGGCTTCGACATGGCCCGCCATCATGAAGAGAGCTTCGATTTCGCCGAACTGGCGAAGGCCGAGCCCGAGGTGGCGGCGGAGGTGGTCTCCGCCGAATTGCTGCAGGCGGTGCCGGAGGCGCTGATCGCGCCGATCGTCACCTACACCGTGGAATTCGCCAAGCAGAAGCGCAGCATCGAGTGCCGCTCGGACATGTTCGTGCTGGACGCCGCCCGCCGCGCCGGGGTGCGCCTGCCCTCCTCCTGCTCGAAGGGGCTGTGCGGCACCTGCAAGTCGAAGCTCATCGAGGGCACGGTGGAGATGAAGCATGGCGGCGGCATCCGCCAGCGCGAGATCGACGCCGGCATGGCGCTGCTGTGCTGTTCCAAGCCGACCAGCAATCTGGTGGTGGACCGCTGACCGGTTGCCGCCCGCACGGACAATAAAAATGTCATCCCGGAAGGGCCGCAGGCCCTGTCCGGGATCGCCATGCCGTTCGAGAGAACGACCCCGGCTCACCGCCTCCGGCGCCGTCCGGGATGACGGCGTGCCGGAGCGAAGCTCAGCGCCAGAGGTCGAGCGCGCCGGTCATGGCCTGCTTCATGCCGTCATAGGCGCGGCTGGTGCCCTCCACCGTGCGGTCGACGAGTTCGCTGGCGGTCGGCAGCGGCGGCAGGCCGAGAAAGCCTTCCTTCGGCTCCGCCGGGCGGGCGACCACAGGCGCCGGCGGCACCACACCCGGCGCGGCGGCGGCGAGATCGAGCGGCCGGCCGACGGCACCGGGCGTGGCGGGCGTCGTCGCGGCGGGGGCGGCCGGCTGGGTGCTGGCGGCGGCCGGCGCGGGGCTCCGGCTCACCATCGGGTCGCGGCTGTCGCAGCGCGCGCCGCACTGGTCGAAGCGTTCCACCCCGGCCGGCAGCGCCGCCACGGTGATGTCGCTGGACAGAGGCGGCTCGCCCGCCGCCGGGGCGGCGGGGCGGGCTGCGGCCGGCCGCGCGGTCTTCACCGGCGGCTTGTAGACGGCGCCGGGCTCGATGGCGCGGATCATGGTGGGAATGTCGAGCTGGTCGGCCTTGTCGGTCGGCTCCTCGCTCATGTCGAGCGGCACGGCGACGAGGCGCGCCAGCGTCTTCACGCTCTCCTGCGCCTGCCGCGTGCCGGCCTCCTCGGCCTTGCCGCGGGCATAGCCGCTGCTCTCGGCGACGACATAGGTGCCGGCGGCAACAGCCAGCGCGAAGCCGACCGGCAGCATCATCCGGCCGGCCAGCATGGCGTTGAATGGGACGCGCGGGCGCGAAATCGAGCGCATGGAAGGAATCCCCCGTTGTTGCGTCGCATTTCCCCCTGTCTTGGCGACCATTTTGCGGCATGATTGGTGCCAGTCGGTGACGAAGCGGGGGTAATCCTGCGCGCCGTTTTCCCAACATGATCGGCTGCAATTTTCGGCAAGCTTCTCCGGGTGCCCAGACGTGCTCGACACCGCCTCGCTGACCCGCATCGGCTTTCTCACTTTGCCGAACCATTCGATGATCGCCTGCGCCAATGCGCTGGAAGCGCTGCGCATGGCCAATTATGTCGCCGAGGGCGAGCTTTACTCCTGGCGCATCGTCACACCGGATGGCCGGCCGGCCACCGCCAGCAACGGCCTCACCCTCTCGCCCACGGTGGCGCTGGCGGATGCCGGCCCGCTCGACCTTTTGCTGGTGTGCGGCGGCATTGATGTGCGCCACGCCGCCACCCCGGCCATCGCCGATGCGCTGCGCCGGCTCGCCCGGCGCGGCGTCGCGCTCGGCGCCCTGTGCACCGGCAGCTTCGTGCTGGCCGAGGCGGGGCTGCTCGATTTCTACCGCTGCGTCGTGCACTGGGAGAACCTGCCGGCGCTGCGCGAGGAATTTCCCCGCATCGACTTCGCCGAAGAGGCGTTCGTCATCGACCGCGACCGGCTCACCTGCACCGGCGGCATCGCCCCGCTGGAAATGATGCTGACCCTGATCGAGGCGAAGGCCGGCCGGGCGCTGGCCGACAAGGTGTCGGAACAGTTCATCGTCGACCGCGCCCCGCGCCGGGTGGAAAAGGTGCCGGCCCGGCCGCGCCCGCTGCTGCCCGACCCGACGCTCGCCCGCGCGGTGCGGCTGATGGAAGGGGCGATCGAGCAGCCGCTCGGCGTCTCCGGCATCGCCAACCGGCTCGGCGTTTCCGCCCGCCAGTTGGAGCGGCTGTTCCAGCGCCATCTCGGCGTCACCCCAGCGGCCTACCAGTTGCGGCTGCGGCTGGAGCGGGCGCGCGAATTGCTGCGCCTGTCGCCGCTGCCGGTCACCGATGTCGGGCTGGCCTGCGGCTTCCAGTCGGCGGCGCATTTCTCCACCGCCTATGCCCGCCATTTCGGCCGCCCGCCCAGCCGCGAGCGGCGCGGCGCCGCCCCGCCGGCCCCGGCGCGGGCCTGAGCCCGCGCAGTTCGGACAAGGCGCGGGCGTGATCGCCGCCCCGCGGGGCGCGCCGGGGGCCTCCGCATTGTCCGCACTGGCGCCGGCCCGCGCATGGTACTAATTGTGCAGGGCAACACCGCCTGAACCCCGCGCGGAAGAACGCGCCCATGAACGCGCCTGTGAACCCGTCCGCCTATCGCCGCCTCGCCGCCCGCTACAGCGACCTCACCGCGGGCATGCTGGCGCCCGAGCGCACCCCGCTGGCCGATGCCTGGCTCGGCCTGCCCATGACCTTCGTCGCCGGCGCCACCAATGCCGGCGGGCTCTTGGCCGTGGGGCAGTACACCTCGCACATGTCGGGCATCATCTCCTCGGCCGCCGACCATGCGGTGCTGGGCGCGCTGGACCTCGTGCTCGGCGGCGCGGGGGCGCTCATCGCCTTCGTGCTCGGCGCCGCCACCTCGGCGGTGCTGGTGAACTGGGGCCGGCTGCATGTCGCCGGGCGGGAATATTCCCTGCCGCTGACGCTGGAGGCGCTGCTGCTGCTCGCCTTCGCGCTGATCGGCCCGTTCACGCGGCAATCCGGCCTCATGCTCGGCCTCGCCGTGGCGGTGCTGTGCTTCATCATGGGGCTGCAGAACGCCACCGTGACCAAGATGTCGGGGGCGAAGATTCGCACCACCCACATGACCGGCATCGTCACCGATATCGGCATCGAGCTGGGAAAACTGTTCTATTCCAACCGGCGCCGGCGCGGCACCGGCCTGCCGCTGGTGCTGGCGGACCGGGAAAAGCTCAGGCTGCTCGCCTATTTCCTCGCCGCCTTCTTCGTCGGCGGCGTGGTCGGCGCGGTGGGCTTCAACCAGGTCGGCTTCGTCTTCGCCGTGCCGCTGGCGCTGCTGGTGTTCGCGCTCGCCGGCCCCTCGGCGCTGCGCATCCTGCTGCGCTGAACGGCTCGGTCGCAACGCTACCGGCGCGATGGCGCAAATCTTCTGTCCGGCATAGGCGCATGCGACCTATCGTGCGACGGTCGGGTTTAGCATGCGTAGGCGAAGGAGCGCGCCCACCATCATGATCGCCAATGCCGAGGCACTTCTCAAACCCTTGACCATCAAGGGCCTCACCATCCGCAACCGGGTGATGTCGACCTCGCACGCGCCCGGCTACGGCAAGGACGGCAAGCCGCAGGAGCGCTATCAGCTCTACCACATGGAAAAGGCCAGAGGCGGCATCGGGCTGACCATGTTCGGCGGCTCCTCCTCGGTGGCGATCGACAGCCCGGCGGCGCCGTGGAACCAGATTTCCGTCACCGACGACAGCGTCATCCCCTATTTCCAGCAATTCGCCGAGCGGGTGCACGCCCACGGCGCCAAGCTGATGATCCAGCTCACCCATATGGGCCGACGCACCAAATGGGACACCGAGAACTGGCTGCCGACCATCTCCGCCTCGGTGCGGCGCGAGCCGGCCTCGCGCACCGTGCCGCGCGCCATGGACAAGCACGACATTCGCCGCGTGGTCAAAGCCTTCGCCGACGCCGCCCGCCGCTGCAAGGAGGGCGGGCTGGACGGCTGCGAGATTTCCGCCGCCCATGGCCATCTCGTCGACCAGTTCTGGAGCCCCTCGGTCAACCAGCGCACGGACGAATATGGCGGAAGCCTGGAAAACCGCATGCGCTTCGGCAAGGAAGTGCTCACCGCCATGCGCGAGGCCACCGGCGATGATTATGTCATCGGCATCCGCATGTCCGGCGACGAGATGATCGCCGACGGCCTCAGCCATGAGGACTGCGTCGCCATCGCCTCGGAATATGCGAAGCTCGGCCTTGTCGACTTCCTCAACATCGTCGGCGGCCAGGCGCGGGACGAGATGTCCCACGCCGTCTCGCTGCCCAACATGTCCTTCCCCGTCGCGCCCTTCCTCTATCTGCCGAGCGCGATCAAGCGCGAGGTGGAGGTGCCGATCTTCCACGCCCAGCGCGTCACCGATCTCGCCACCGGCGCCCGCGCCGTCGCCGAGGGCCATGTCGACATGATCGCCATGACCCGCGCCCACATCGCCGATCCGCATCTCGTCAAGAAGCTGATGGAAGGCCGCGACGACGACATCCGCCAATGTGTCGGCGCCGGCTACTGCATCGACCGCATCTATGTCGGCGGCGACGCGCTCTGCCTGCAGAACGCGGCGACGGGGCGCGAGGCCACCATGCCGCACGTCATCCCCAAGGCGGAGGTGACGCGCAAGGTGGTGGTGGTCGGCGCCGGCCCGGCCGGGCTGGAAGCCGCCCGCGTCTGCGCCGAGCGCGGCCACAAGGTGGTGCTGTTCGAGAAGGAGCCGGTAGTCGGCGGCCAGATCAACATCGCCGCCAAGGCCACCTGGCGCGAGGCGCTGTCCGGCATTCCGCGTTGGCTTTATGCGCAGGTGCAGAAGAAGGGCGTCGATATCCGCCTCGGCCGCGCCGCCACGCCGGAAGACATCGCCGCCGAGGCGCCGGATGTCGTCATCATGGCGACCGGCGGCCTGCCCAATCTCGGCCATGCCAAGGGGCACGAGCACGCCGTCTCCACCTGGGACATCCTCACCGGCCGCGTCGAGCCCACCGGCTCGGTGCTGCTGTTCGACGAGATCGGCGGCCACAACGCCGCCTCCACCGCGGAGGTGCTGGCGAAAAAGGGCTGCCTCGTCGAGATGGTGACGCATGACGTGCAGATCGCGCAGGAGATCGGCACCACCAACAAGCCGGTGCATCTGCGCGAGCTGTACAAGCTCGGCGTGGTGATGACGCCGAACACCGAGCTGATCGAGATCTACCCCGAAGGCAACCGCCTCATCGCCGCTTTGCGCAACACCATGACCGATGCGGAGGAGGAGCGCGTCATCGACCGCGTGGTGGTCGATTACGGCACGCTGCCCGTGGACGGCCTGTTCGAGGCGCTGCGCGGGGCGTCCATCAATGATGGCGAGACCGATCTCGACGCGCTCATTTCCGGCCGCGCCCCGCGCTGGACCGGCCAGCCCGGCTTCGCGCTCTACCGCGTCGGCGACGCCTGGACCGGGCGCAACATCCACGCCGCGCTCTATGATTCGCTCCGGCTCTGCAAGGATCTGTGAGGCGCTGATGGGCACCGTC is a genomic window of Ancylobacter sp. IITR112 containing:
- a CDS encoding DUF4394 domain-containing protein; the protein is MKSSMIALTFSAFTFTGLALATSGAQAQSVAALLDGNRIAVVDVKAAKVGTPVKVAGDGTLVGIDVRPADGLLYGLFADGTVVTIDPMSGKAMARSKLSTMLPAGSMATVDFNPVADRLRVIGSDGTNLRANVDDGKVTTDGVLKYAEGDMHKGKTSKVVAGAYTNSVKGAKETALYDIDAAAGTLVKQAPPNDGVLNSIGKLGVSGDSFAFDIVTTSAGANEGWLMAGDTLYSVDLATGKATAVGKIAGVAGKVHDIAILPAM
- a CDS encoding 2Fe-2S iron-sulfur cluster-binding protein — protein: MDAAPTPAVSPEPAAPRLAFPLPAWNPEGDDALTVLAIREETADVKTFVLAPQEPCLFHYRPGQFLTLELTIDGETINRCYTIASAPTRPHTLAITVKRVPGGPVSNWLHDHVRVGSSLRAVGPMGEFSCFLQGTPAPAPKYLFLSGGSGITPLMSMARTFHDLAVPRDIVFVHAARSPADIIFRDELELMARNQPGAFRFAPICEADSPFAPWHGLRGRVSLGVLEHVAPDFREREVFVCGPAPFMKAVRELLKGAGFDMARHHEESFDFAELAKAEPEVAAEVVSAELLQAVPEALIAPIVTYTVEFAKQKRSIECRSDMFVLDAARRAGVRLPSSCSKGLCGTCKSKLIEGTVEMKHGGGIRQREIDAGMALLCCSKPTSNLVVDR
- a CDS encoding YoaK family protein, giving the protein MNAPVNPSAYRRLAARYSDLTAGMLAPERTPLADAWLGLPMTFVAGATNAGGLLAVGQYTSHMSGIISSAADHAVLGALDLVLGGAGALIAFVLGAATSAVLVNWGRLHVAGREYSLPLTLEALLLLAFALIGPFTRQSGLMLGLAVAVLCFIMGLQNATVTKMSGAKIRTTHMTGIVTDIGIELGKLFYSNRRRRGTGLPLVLADREKLRLLAYFLAAFFVGGVVGAVGFNQVGFVFAVPLALLVFALAGPSALRILLR
- a CDS encoding anti-sigma factor domain-containing protein, with amino-acid sequence MSGDERDRLASEYVLGLLDAEEMRRCEERLTRDAGLAVQVELWRVRLAELDATAAPVTPDPALWPRIVAGLAVPAPKAAPPAPARPSRLAVWWGSLSLWRGYGLAASAALVLLAFGATHLARQAAQAPMLVAVLLSDQNQPAAVVNAFRDGRTELLALSALKAPEGKSLQVWTLWDRERGPVSVGLLDALRNVELSVAGLPAPAAEQLYEVTLEPEGGSPTGRPTGPILMKGNASRTETGI
- a CDS encoding SRPBCC family protein, with product MLDSTATPLKTLLRRRKPGYSLEAPFYTSPEIFAADLDIIFSHHWLFVGVDPDIPEPGDAMTLNIGQTNIVLVRDDDGEVRAFHNVCRHRGAPIVHDYKTTVGNLVCRYHSWTYGLDGKLLAASHMGEGFDASCHGLKPVHVRSLEGLLFICLADEPPADFEVMAAKMAPYLAPHDLKNAKVAFEKDIIEPGNWKLTMENNRECYHCAGNHPELTVPLFAYGFGFAPEELDEHERKEAEDYDKLLKDSHKEWESCGFPSTLMEHLDDMATGFRTERLPLAGSGESHTHSTEAACKKLLGKINDPKHGALHFWTQPNSWHHFMSDHAVVFSVLPLDAERSLLRTKWLVHKDAVEGVDYTIENLTSVWDATNDQDSELVGYCQTGARSPAYEPGPYSPHTEMLVDKFCNWYVNRMSEHLGR
- a CDS encoding sigma-70 family RNA polymerase sigma factor, with product MTTLLPTREGAADDDLAEALRGCARGDRAGLQLLYDRLAPRMTGVALRMLRRRDLADEVVHDTFLRIWEKADSFDPARGRPTSWAFAILRNTALNALRGEGRMESVGDFTAIEPASEAADAEALVMALSETSALRRCLDRLEPLRRRAILLAYMRGLTHGELAGRLGVPLGTAKAWIRRSLLTLRECMT
- a CDS encoding GlxA family transcriptional regulator, producing MLDTASLTRIGFLTLPNHSMIACANALEALRMANYVAEGELYSWRIVTPDGRPATASNGLTLSPTVALADAGPLDLLLVCGGIDVRHAATPAIADALRRLARRGVALGALCTGSFVLAEAGLLDFYRCVVHWENLPALREEFPRIDFAEEAFVIDRDRLTCTGGIAPLEMMLTLIEAKAGRALADKVSEQFIVDRAPRRVEKVPARPRPLLPDPTLARAVRLMEGAIEQPLGVSGIANRLGVSARQLERLFQRHLGVTPAAYQLRLRLERARELLRLSPLPVTDVGLACGFQSAAHFSTAYARHFGRPPSRERRGAAPPAPARA
- a CDS encoding FAD-dependent oxidoreductase, which encodes MIANAEALLKPLTIKGLTIRNRVMSTSHAPGYGKDGKPQERYQLYHMEKARGGIGLTMFGGSSSVAIDSPAAPWNQISVTDDSVIPYFQQFAERVHAHGAKLMIQLTHMGRRTKWDTENWLPTISASVRREPASRTVPRAMDKHDIRRVVKAFADAARRCKEGGLDGCEISAAHGHLVDQFWSPSVNQRTDEYGGSLENRMRFGKEVLTAMREATGDDYVIGIRMSGDEMIADGLSHEDCVAIASEYAKLGLVDFLNIVGGQARDEMSHAVSLPNMSFPVAPFLYLPSAIKREVEVPIFHAQRVTDLATGARAVAEGHVDMIAMTRAHIADPHLVKKLMEGRDDDIRQCVGAGYCIDRIYVGGDALCLQNAATGREATMPHVIPKAEVTRKVVVVGAGPAGLEAARVCAERGHKVVLFEKEPVVGGQINIAAKATWREALSGIPRWLYAQVQKKGVDIRLGRAATPEDIAAEAPDVVIMATGGLPNLGHAKGHEHAVSTWDILTGRVEPTGSVLLFDEIGGHNAASTAEVLAKKGCLVEMVTHDVQIAQEIGTTNKPVHLRELYKLGVVMTPNTELIEIYPEGNRLIAALRNTMTDAEEERVIDRVVVDYGTLPVDGLFEALRGASINDGETDLDALISGRAPRWTGQPGFALYRVGDAWTGRNIHAALYDSLRLCKDL